The following nucleotide sequence is from Salvia splendens isolate huo1 chromosome 2, SspV2, whole genome shotgun sequence.
taaccaatccattcctagtaTAATGTCGACGCTCCACATCAACATCACATGTAAGTTATGAGCTACTAGGTTCAGGTTTCCCATGGAAAATTTTATGTTTGAGCACGTTCGTGTGATATCTATCAGGCCTCCTACGGGTGAGGACACCCTCATACTATGTTCCATCACATCCGTAGGCAAgttcaaagtatccacacaagatgTTGATATAAAAGAGTGTGATGCACCGGTATCAAACAAAAGGGCGATTGGTACGTTGAGGAgagttcccatacctgccaaattgcCTTGCTCCCGTTTCCCTTCCTCGGCCCTGGCCTGCTTCTGCTGCAGTGCGAAGGCTCTTGCCTGTGGGGGAAGTCTCGGGCGTAGCTGTCGCTGAGGACGTGGTGCAGGGAGCATCGCATTCTCTCTCCTTGGTTCAACCTGGAGTGCCCGCAGTTGCGGACGCTGTCCTCCCATTCCAGTCGCCTTGCTCGGGCAGTTTCTGGCAAAATGTCCCTTCTGCCCGCAGTGGAAACATCCACCAGTCCCGGCCTTACACTCGCCGTCATGTCTCTTCGAGCATCTCGCACATAGAGGTGCCTGGGCTCCGCGCTCCGCAGCTGGAGTCGGGGCAGTTTGGTACCAACGGTTCTGCTGTGGCTTAGGGGCAAACTGTGGTTTCTTAGCATCAGTCGGGACTCGGTCTCCTTCCCATTTCCTCTTTTCTCGAGGGAACCGCTGCTGTGGCGGCGGTGGAGCAGTGGTGACATGTGTCGTCGGcctctctttgggcatagctgcctcaatgtcCAGGGCCCGGCCCAATGACTCGACATAAGACAGACCTCCATGACTGGCCAGAGCCATTCTTATTTCCGATCTCAGGCCAGTACAAAACTTTTCGGCCATTTTCTCGTCCGTGTCTACTAGTTCAGGCGCATAGCGTGACATGTCACAGAACAACCTATCGTACTCGGTCACTGTCATCTTTCCCTGTTTCAAACTGTAAAACTCCACCTCTTTGGCCTTGCGGTAGCTCTTGGGGATGTACTTGCCGTACAGCTCATTCTTAAACTCCTCCCAGGTCAGGTGCTCCAACTGTTCACGAGTCATAACTTTTCGCCTGGCTTCCCACCAGAAGTCGGCGGACTCAACCAGCTGAAACTTCACACATGAGAGTCGCTCTCTGTCGGTGCACCGAAGAAAATCAAAGATGCGCTCGATCGCACGCACCCAGGTCTCTGCTGCAGCAGGATTTCCCAGACCATTGAACACAGGTGGGTTCTGTTTGAGAAATGTTTCTTCCACTCGCCTCTCCGGCACTGcaggaggcggtggtggaggaggtggcggTTGTGCTCCTGCTCCCCCAGCCTGGTCTCTCCTAGGTACCTGCTCTGGTACTTGCGCGTACCTTCTCGGCCTGCCTGCTTGTCTTCtgggaggcattctgtttaTAACACGATATCAGTACTAGTTATTCACTTTCATCAATACGGAGTTCATATTTCCTTAGGATTCGTTTCACAACCCATGCATTCTCTTTCATGCATATGTTTAACAAAATCAAATAGGAGTCATAAAGTGGTACATCATATGCATTCATCATAAAGTGGGCAAATTGCCTCTCACGAGGTCTTAATATCTTTTACATATGACATCACTGCAGTTCTTACAAAAGAAAGGGAAACTAATCTACTAAGCTAGCACGGCTATGTCCCGCCTGACCGACCCCTACTCCAAGTCACTGTCGATCCACATCGGGTCGTCGTGGCTCGTCCCAGGGAGGGGCATCTCTATAGGTGACCATACCTCCTCCTCGCCCTCGGAGGCGACGACCGGCTGCGGGATCTCTGGGGCCATGCAAGGCGCCACTGGTACGTCGAGGTCGGAGACGAAATCCTTGTCCACATGCTTGGCGTAGTAGTATAGCCCCTTGTAGAACGCCTCATCTATTGGGTGGAGGGGCTGCTCCAACTCCTCGGGAAATGGCTCCATGGGTGGTGGAGGAATCTCTGGTGGTGGCTCGAGGGGCTGTGGAGGGTTGACCCCCACTATCTGGTCCGTGAGACTGCCAATCTGCGGCTCctcgtcatcatcatcgtccCCTACTATgtcctcctcgggatcctcctcctcgggatcctcctcctctggatcctcctcctctggaTCCTCCTCACTCTCTCCACCCCCGATACCGCTCTCTAACTGCTCAACCTCGTCGCTGGACCCCGACACATCTCCCATCTCTGCCCTACCTCTGTGACGGCCGGGAGCTCGGGACGACTGTCCCTCCTCGAACACTCCGTCTGCCGCCCGCATCAGGGCCAAAGGTGGCAGGCTACGGAACCGCTCACTCCCCGGGGCCTGCATGTCTGGCGGGGGCCCGTTCCCAAAGTGGAAACACCCTGCCGAGACTGCACTCAAGAAGCCCGGCATGTCTCCTATCGGCTCATAGGTCGGAGGCCGCGAAGAAGTGTACAACTGGGCTGTGGTTGCCATCCACCCCTGCCACTCCGGTGGGAACAACTCCACCAGTCTCACGATGCCCTCGTAGGGTTTCACCCCATGCCAATTCGCCTCCTTCCATAGCTTACCATAATGGGCGACGAATTCGGCGAGAGTGTCCCCGTGGCAACGCCGGTACGTCCTGTAGTAACGTACCACCGCATCTGGATCAGCACCTGTCCGGAGTGGGCGTCGGTGGGTAAAACGCTGTCGTGCCATCTCTACATAAAAGAAGAAAAGCCCTCAAAACGGCTCGTAACTGAAAGTATGCATATACAAGTATGCGAAAAGCTGTAAAAGATGGTATGAACTGAGTCGTTGTCTCTCGAAGAGGTCGTACTAGGTTTGTCTGTGGCTATGTCTCATAACCGGCTGGTATACACACATATCTATATATGTACTATCTGTATGCTCAaaggaatggacttcctttCTTTGCTGTCTACTGATATTGCAACGATACTTTCTGGTTcgttgttgatttt
It contains:
- the LOC121774619 gene encoding uncharacterized protein LOC121774619; translated protein: MPPRRQAGRPRRYAQVPEQVPRRDQAGGAGAQPPPPPPPPPAVPERRVEETFLKQNPPVFNGLGNPAAAETWVRAIERIFDFLRCTDRERLSCVKFQLVESADFWWEARRKVMTREQLEHLTWEEFKNELYGKYIPKSYRKAKEVEFYSLKQGKMTVTEYDRLFCDMSRYAPELVDTDEKMAEKFCTGLRSEIRMALASHGGLSYVESLGRALDIEAAMPKERPTTHVTTAPPPPQQRFPREKRKWEGDRVPTDAKKPQFAPKPQQNRWYQTAPTPAAERGAQAPLCARCSKRHDGECKAGTGGCFHCGQKGHFARNCPSKATGMGGQRPQLRALQVEPRRENAMLPAPRPQRQLRPRLPPQARAFALQQKQARAEEGKREQGNLAGMGTLLNVPIALLFDTGASHSFISTSCVDTLNLPTDVMEHSMRVSSPVGGLIDITRTCSNIKFSMGNLNLVAHNLHVMLMWSVDIILGMDWLAENYATIRCKERQIALQYPGTEPVMFHGISMRKRKSIISALQATTMMRKGCPAYLVFLNEEEKKDKKIEDVAIVREYPDVFPEKLPGLPPNRQLEFSIDLEPGSAPISKAPYRMLRMCIDYRELNKITLKNKYPLPRIDDLFDQLQGAGVFSKLDLRSGYHQLRVRQDDIPKTAFRTRYGHYEFTVMPFGLTNAPAVFMDLMNRVFHPYLDKFVLVFIDDVLIYSKNEKEHEEHLRATLETLRAEKLYAKFSKLTAEGIRVDPAKVEAVQRWQSPATPNEIRSFLGLAGYYRRFIEGFSKIARPMTQQLKKGVKVNWTPECEASFQLLKEKLTTAPVLAVPEAGVDYVV